Genomic window (Acropora muricata isolate sample 2 chromosome 11, ASM3666990v1, whole genome shotgun sequence):
TGTAAAACAACATTGCTTTCTACACCCATGTCATTTCTCTTTAACTGGTGAGTTATTTTCACATAATTTTCCTATACAGAACAATCTTGTTTGACTTTCCTGTTTGCTAAAAAAAATCATGGTCTTTCATGGATAAACACCCCTTTGGGGATTTGggcctcttttttcttttgaaaaatagcaAGATATAAAGGCCTAAACTCAaactgacaaaaagaaaaacaaagaaatatttgcaTCGATGGACATTTAATGTCAAATCATTGTTACTGACATTCAAGTAGCTTTACATGTGGTAataaacaaggaactgaaaatgATGAACTCAACAAATCACTCTCCAGTCAAGCACTTTGCAACATGCAGTTACAACACATGCATTTTTGCTGTTGAAAACCAGCAGGGATTTTTTTGATTATGGATTATGAAACAAGAACACAGCTAAAAAGTAATGTTAATAATCTGTGTTATGTTTGAATCTCATGggtattacaaaattaatatcaattTAAGAATCAACACAACCTtgattttcaaacaatattgTTCCCAATAGTAAGGGATACAAATTCAGAGATTTACTTGTTCTTCATGATCTCCAAGAACTGTGAAAAGAagttctttttttcctcttgcatttctctcattaattttactttctcTTCTTCAGCTTTTTCTCGTTTGGCACTGTACTCTTGCATGAAGGACAGCATTTCTGCTGCTGATGAATGGGATTTCCGTTTTCTAGTTGGCCGCTTACCTTTGACATGTACTGAGCCACTTGACTCCTCACTGTCACTGTGTTCAGTACTGCCAATGTCTGCACTTCCAGTTCCATGATCACTTTCCAGAGTTATAACAGGAGTCACTTTTGGATCTGACCCAATGCATTCAGACAGTTCATCATaaaacttaatttttcttttatcattgcCACTCTTGTTGTTGTGATCTTCagtttctttaaatttattttccagTTTAGTCCATTTTCGCATACACTGATCCCCAGTAACCATTAACTCAGACTGTCTATTGAAACTGTAGGCAATTCTTGAAAAGATTTCCCTCTTTGTAGCTTTACCTTTACCAAAAAGGTGCCTGTGATCTCCATAGCAAGAAATCAGCAGCTTAACATGCTTGTCATCCCACCTTTCAAGAGAGGATGACATGCTGCTAGTGTCTGTTTCACTTGAGATGTTGCTGGCCCTACTAGCAGGCCTTTCTATTTCTAACACATCACTGGAATGTACTGCTGGTTGTTGCAGGCTAGATACCAATGGTAACATTTCTTGATACTCCACTGTGCTAGTCGTAAGTGGACCTTGCAATTAAAACATGAGGAAAAAACCCTTGAGGAAAAAACTGAGCATTTTTTTCGCGGGAACGTACCAAATTAACAACTTTTGTattgacaaatttaaaaactaaTATTTGATACATGTTGGAAGCTTATTTAGAACCCAAATAATTATCGGTATGTATTTTATTGAACCAAAATTAGTTTCTTATATGCTTGAAAAGGAACTCATATCAATCGAAATTGAAGCAAAGGTCAGAATATAAAGGAGTTAGTACTTAGAGCACTACTTTGAAACCTCAAACCAATAAGTTCCGGGGAAAAAAAGGCTACAATAATAGAAAAGAGAAGAGGAAATACTTAGACTTATCGTTTTGCCTGCATTATAGATTCTAACTAATTTTACACAACAAAATAAAGAGAGAAGAATCGATACTCGCGTCGAGCACATGTATGATCGATCGCCAGCCAATGCAAACCGAGATTACTCTCCTGCATGGAAAAAACATTGAAGTTGATAAATAATGCTCCTCGAATATTAGTGTTTTAGTGACAATTAACGCTTACCTGAAGTCTCACAGCTATGACAGATAAAGGCGTCCATATTAATACACTGAAAACCGCATGTTGGACACTGAAACATGAACGACGACGCCATTTTCTCGAGCAAAATCGCGTATTTTTACCAAGGAGCATGGCACTAGTGTGATAAAGCAAATGGTACAGTGATTTTCCGGTAATTCCGGTGAAAACGAGAAAAGAGGAATACCTCTGAAGGTATTCcctttttttcgaaaaatttccaGTGGAAAGGCCTGTTCCATTAGGTTTCCCACCGGGAAAACCGATTTTTCCGTTCAAATGGAAAGCGCTCCTGGAGAcgatcaacctcgttcccagggtctttcatcctagggaagaaagaccctggttcaggctggtcacgtgcctcccaaaaagtgggaggtgacaaaaaaaatgtggGAGGGAGAAGCAAGcaagtcgcgattttgtcttcccttaactcactatggaaagggcatatttgtgtaaaaatgtaacacatcttagttgtgtcacagcatcaactgcgagcggagatgtcgaagacacagaaaaagatatatgtagcgtctagtaatgcaacaagttTTTCTAGGCTCTTCAAGTCTGTGGGAtatttttctcactgtaaaaatttgtttggaaaagcaaatcatgcgCTGCGGAATATATTTACGGCAGTTCCCTTcggagaagtgaattatttctgcatttacgctgtagacCTGGCAAAAGACGTCTCAAAACCTTCATAGCGTTATACAGACACTGATTTTCGAAAGTCACATATCTTAAGCacgagttaagagatttatcgaggagtcacgctccgcgcttcgatcgttgaagacttccaaagTAAAACACGACTCAGTGGCTCTCgtacacggcgaggacttgatttcgaactccgcgaaccaaatccaaagttgaagtcgggttgtaatgtttggtaaattttatggttgacaatcgtatgagagttttcccacggaaacgaatacgaacatttttttttttgtcgtcttgttgaatcatttccgatcgatccggaaaggaaacacaaagttgacttctttgctttatttacaAGAGCAGACCTTTTTCTATAAACTACTCAATCAGTACGAAGTTTAATGGACACCCAAAccattggcaaggcaaataacaatactgttcttttttaacttaaaagtaCTGCAACTGAACAATTGCAAGTTGTATAtagtaaacatcgcgtgtcgaagagaatcatacgttataatttgacattcttatcttttcatagttcCCAGagccagtttagtttcaaatgttgaacgcaatgtacttgatatgacaaatcttcgctgcgaaatcgaaagagagctttccatggttgcccaGAAAGCCGGTTTAGCAGGTAATAAACGGCCGCGGCGACAATACTTTGATAAATTAGGACCCCTCCctcgaagataaatttgttaccgagacacgtgaccagcctgaaccagggtctttcttccctcgctccctttggggtggggagaaagaccctgggaacgaggttgggagACGATCGGTTTAACCGTTAATCATGGATTCCTATTAATTGGACCCTAACGATTATAAATCATTGATCTGGGATTCGTTGCTTCAACTCCGTGCCTGGATTCTTGAGCTGGCTGTTAGTGTCTCATTTGTGAGGTTCTGGTCATGAAACACCCTTTACAGAAAGCGTGATGAATTACGTCTTTACATCTATGCTCAAGCGAAACACGCCGCCTCAATTGCATTTCGTTTGTTCGCATCCTTTTTATGAACTAAATACGCACACTCAAATCCACAGTTCTTCCATCTTGTTTACCATGTGCTGCATCGTAGGTAAACTAAACCAAACAAAATTGGTTACCAATGATCTTAAAAGACACATCGAGAAGCAAAGATCTACCGGCTGTCAGTGAAAGCTTGCAATGCCATCTAAACCATAAATTTGAGAATTTCACATTCTTTGTACAGTGCGGAAAAAAAATGTACTAAAATCGTTCACCACGATTacttcttttttccttcttgcaCCAATACTAATACTATCGCTGTTTATGGCCGTTGACATAGTTGTCGTCGAAGATTAAACTCCTTGCCAAATGATCTTGTCGTTACTGAGTTTGCGCAAGTTAGTTTCTTCTCAATATGCTTTGTGTCACTAGTAAAAACTTGGCGCGATTTCAACTGTCAGAACTGTGACCGGAAGGGTCGCGCAGCCTGCAAATGTTGCTCATCTGCAGTTCAGCTGAAGTGAAAGAGCACTTATAGCACAAGAGCGCTTGTTTCACCGTGAAAACGGGCCTGACGCAAGCATACTGTAGGCCTAAGCGCATTCACAAGCacaatgataacaaattttccTTGTGCTAGGGCTTACGCATACGTTCTCTGCTTGTGTCTGCGTTATGTTGGTTTTCACTTGATATGAATTCCTAATTAATGCTTGCTCTTATGCTTGCACTTGCACTTGCGTTGCTAGTGAAAACTAGGCTTAAATGGGGGCCGGCCGCAACAAAATTGGTCACGCATACAATTAATTAAATGCAGGAAATCGAAGTGATTGATTGGAAACCCAACTAATTGATGTTTTGCATAAAAATGGTGCTGTTAATTAAGCCATGATGAGTTGACCATGGTAAAACAAGAGGAGGTTATTCTTAAAAACTGAGGGGGCTGTGCACCCCCTCAAGAAAAAGTGGGTCGGctaagccccccccccccccacccgcTTCCGCCGCCTATGGAGTAGACTACGAGCTGTCTCTCGTTTGCTCTAAGATCGTTGAAACGAACTTTAAAAATGACGAACATTCAGCGCCGTAGCGGTGGGTCACAAATACCGCGGGCGTCAGAGACACTAAAAAAACCTCTGGGAATCAACCTCCACATGGTGCCGAGTCCAGAAATCCACTCATTTTACCACTCTGTTGACAACTAAGAAATGATCTTTTTTTGAACTGGAACAGTAACCAAAGCAAACAATGAGAGAGAAAGTTGGCCCTGAGGGTGTTTAAAGAGCTGCGATTGGCACCCCACCCCATTAACTTAACTTAACCCATCCTACAAACAGCCTCAGAGTGAAACAACGGTTTCGACAGATcagtaaacaaaaaagaacttttCATGAGAAATGATCGTTATACTGTACGAATGAAAGAAGGTGATGGACTGACTCAACACAAAATGCATCTTTGTTGCTAATATCTGCAAAATGTTCATTAGTTTATTGATATCTGTAAACGAGCCATTAAAAAAGATCGTAACAAATCTACTTGTTCTGGTTAATCTGATACATTTCTGTACATGATTGTCGCAAAAGTTCCTCGAGGAACTACGACACTTTGAGTAATGGtaattgtaaagaaaaaaaccgcCCTTATTTTACCTTTTGCTCGTGAAATCTTCTAACTATAAACTCCATTCTATTTCAGGCTTCAGTTGTTCATTGGATAACTTAGTTCAGTTTTTTACCGCAGCTATCTgattggatagtgatttatccggtagATAACGCTCTCAACCCTCTGAACAATTGGGGTCACCTCTACAAAACTACTTATAAGTGTCCTTTCCAACACGTTAAAAAGTTGCACAAGTGATC
Coding sequences:
- the LOC136888933 gene encoding uncharacterized protein, whose translation is MASSFMFQCPTCGFQCINMDAFICHSCETSGPLTTSTVEYQEMLPLVSSLQQPAVHSSDVLEIERPASRASNISSETDTSSMSSSLERWDDKHVKLLISCYGDHRHLFGKGKATKREIFSRIAYSFNRQSELMVTGDQCMRKWTKLENKFKETEDHNNKSGNDKRKIKFYDELSECIGSDPKVTPVITLESDHGTGSADIGSTEHSDSEESSGSVHVKGKRPTRKRKSHSSAAEMLSFMQEYSAKREKAEEEKVKLMREMQEEKKNFFSQFLEIMKNK